In Pleurocapsa sp. PCC 7319, the following are encoded in one genomic region:
- a CDS encoding sodium:proton antiporter, translating into MEGSFEITLQIAVAVLAGISAQVVAEYFQVPSIVFLLLFGILLGADCFSVLHPHELGVGLEVLVALSVAIILFEGGLNLELRDLGKVSGSLRNLVTVGTLITLVGGGMAAHWLAEFPWSIAFLYASLVVVTGPTVIGPLLKQVRVDRQVAALLEGEGVLIDPVGAILAVVVLNTILSTSAAPLEIMSGLVLRLGVGAIVGGVGGWLLGLLLKKANNLSEELKNLVVLAAVWGLFVFSQSLRSESGLMATVIAGIMLKASAIPEERLLKRFKGQLTVLCVSVLFILLAADLSIDSVFALGWGSVLAVFVLMVVVRPISIAVCTWNSTLNWRQKIFLAWVAPKGIVSASVASLFAILLTEKGINGGDAIKALVFLTILMTVFFQGLTARWVAGWLQITSSDAKGAVIIGCNALGRFVGRLFQQLGESVVMIDTDPEACKKAEAERLPVFQSSALDTEVLAEAGIESMGTFLALTNNGEVNLVLAQRAVEEFEPPRVLAAFPSNSSLESNGKTKVNQALIPQLQIKTWNNYIDDGQIKLGWTVLKEPDFSFKLAHLRALIRAGEVLPLLVRHRGSLQVAVAAEDWQIGDEIYYLIHDPRPKLLKRLSGGNQSSRLLLEKLPEVEEIPLAAPISQESSEVIEEAI; encoded by the coding sequence ATGGAAGGATCTTTTGAAATCACTCTACAAATAGCAGTTGCCGTTCTTGCAGGTATTAGTGCGCAAGTGGTAGCAGAGTATTTTCAGGTCCCCAGCATTGTCTTCTTACTATTGTTTGGCATTTTGTTAGGAGCAGATTGTTTCAGCGTACTCCATCCTCATGAGCTGGGTGTAGGGTTAGAAGTATTAGTTGCTCTTTCGGTGGCAATCATCTTATTTGAAGGTGGATTAAACCTAGAACTACGAGACTTAGGCAAAGTTTCTGGTAGCTTAAGAAATCTAGTAACTGTTGGTACTCTAATTACCTTAGTAGGAGGGGGAATGGCAGCTCACTGGCTAGCAGAGTTTCCCTGGTCTATTGCTTTTCTTTACGCCTCTTTAGTAGTAGTAACAGGTCCTACCGTAATCGGTCCTTTACTAAAACAGGTAAGGGTAGACCGTCAAGTAGCAGCTCTTTTGGAAGGAGAAGGAGTTCTAATTGACCCTGTTGGCGCAATCTTAGCAGTAGTAGTCCTCAATACAATTCTCAGTACTAGCGCTGCCCCTCTGGAAATAATGAGCGGTCTAGTACTGCGTTTGGGAGTTGGAGCAATTGTTGGTGGCGTTGGCGGCTGGTTATTGGGATTATTACTTAAAAAAGCGAATAATCTCTCAGAAGAGCTGAAAAATTTAGTAGTTTTAGCTGCAGTTTGGGGACTATTCGTTTTCTCGCAGAGTTTACGTAGCGAGTCGGGGTTAATGGCAACGGTTATAGCTGGTATTATGCTCAAAGCCTCAGCTATTCCCGAAGAAAGACTATTGAAAAGATTTAAAGGTCAGCTTACAGTTCTCTGTGTTTCTGTATTATTTATTTTGTTGGCTGCCGACCTATCCATAGACAGTGTTTTCGCTTTGGGTTGGGGTAGCGTATTGGCGGTTTTTGTTTTGATGGTAGTAGTAAGACCAATTAGTATCGCTGTTTGTACTTGGAATAGCACTCTGAACTGGCGACAAAAAATATTTTTAGCTTGGGTTGCACCCAAAGGTATTGTTTCGGCATCAGTAGCCTCTTTATTCGCTATTTTACTGACTGAGAAAGGGATTAATGGTGGAGATGCCATCAAAGCTTTAGTTTTTTTAACTATTTTGATGACCGTATTTTTCCAAGGTTTGACAGCACGCTGGGTAGCAGGTTGGCTACAAATTACCTCTAGTGATGCCAAGGGAGCAGTAATTATTGGCTGTAATGCTTTAGGCCGTTTTGTGGGACGTCTGTTTCAACAATTGGGTGAGTCGGTAGTAATGATTGATACTGATCCCGAAGCCTGTAAAAAAGCTGAGGCAGAACGATTGCCCGTGTTTCAAAGTAGTGCCTTGGATACGGAGGTATTGGCAGAGGCAGGAATTGAATCTATGGGGACATTTTTGGCTCTTACCAATAATGGTGAAGTTAATTTAGTCTTGGCTCAACGAGCGGTAGAAGAATTTGAGCCTCCTAGAGTACTAGCTGCATTTCCTAGCAATAGTTCGCTAGAAAGTAATGGTAAAACCAAAGTAAATCAAGCATTGATTCCCCAATTACAAATCAAAACCTGGAATAACTATATTGACGATGGACAAATCAAACTAGGTTGGACAGTGCTAAAAGAGCCGGATTTTTCCTTTAAATTAGCTCATCTACGTGCTTTAATTCGTGCGGGAGAAGTATTACCACTTTTAGTCAGACATCGGGGTAGTCTCCAGGTAGCCGTAGCAGCAGAAGACTGGCAAATAGGTGACGAAATTTATTATTTGATCCACGACCCTAGACCGAAGCTATTAAAGCGCTTGTCTGGAGGAAATCAGTCTTCTCGTTTACTATTAGAAAAGCTACCCGAAGTAGAAGAAATTCCTCTGGCGGCACCAATATCACAAGAATCTTCAGAAGTGATCGAAGAAGCTATTTAG
- a CDS encoding MBL fold metallo-hydrolase yields MSKSQGQAFFSSLPLSCQVYAAGHEDEGVCLLLRIGNYRILLDCGLEDLQVLLNQEQPPADLVFCSHAHEDHCRGLLDLHQAFPQLPIYTSEVTAKLLPSHWINEDVVPDLDWCQTLSWRSPFNVSQDIQIELVPAGHLPGAAAIIITHHTPERSYKVMYTGDFSVSNFQLVEGLSIENLRGLAPDVLILEGSYGTVRHPHRRLQEKQLMERINQAIAESKNVLLPVPAIGLGQEILKLLRSHHQFTGRDLDIWVDESVAVTCDIYLELLSQFPVSVQNFAKHQSLFWDERICPRMRRLRNPRYYFLSKNPGVVLVDYKSNLWQYLAAETEEWLILLPEHPQEYLHPDSPRLELLHNLSYVTIETYLLAEHSDGRNTTQLIHNLRPQHVIFVHGSLNYLLELASLEELRNRYQIHSPVQGILVELPIGDRFMQPKAPQPVYYEGELNEVGSMLAITLPDTISNDSRWKNIADTGIVQVRWQGEELVVRGLSQRELLNSHSQARISSDLDCCNRCRHYSNQRCWNRVSPLYGFKVIPEGYCPVFEAIPETK; encoded by the coding sequence ATGAGTAAAAGTCAGGGACAAGCTTTTTTTAGTTCCCTGCCTTTATCCTGTCAAGTGTATGCGGCAGGTCACGAAGATGAAGGGGTATGCTTGCTTCTGCGTATCGGTAACTACCGTATATTACTAGATTGCGGTTTAGAAGACTTGCAAGTTTTGCTAAATCAGGAACAACCTCCAGCAGATTTAGTTTTTTGTTCTCACGCTCATGAAGATCACTGTCGGGGTTTATTAGATCTACATCAAGCTTTTCCTCAACTGCCAATCTACACTAGCGAAGTTACAGCTAAATTACTACCCTCTCATTGGATTAATGAAGATGTTGTGCCAGACTTGGATTGGTGTCAAACATTATCCTGGCGATCGCCTTTCAATGTTAGTCAAGATATCCAAATAGAGCTAGTTCCTGCGGGGCATTTACCTGGAGCCGCGGCCATTATTATCACTCACCATACTCCAGAGCGTAGCTATAAGGTAATGTATACGGGAGACTTTTCCGTTTCCAATTTTCAGTTAGTGGAAGGACTTTCGATTGAAAATCTGCGAGGACTAGCTCCTGATGTACTGATCTTAGAAGGTAGCTACGGTACGGTGCGCCATCCTCACCGTCGCCTTCAAGAAAAGCAGTTAATGGAACGCATCAACCAAGCCATCGCTGAATCAAAAAATGTATTATTACCTGTTCCAGCCATTGGCTTAGGACAAGAAATACTTAAGCTGCTACGTTCTCATCATCAGTTTACTGGGCGCGATCTGGATATTTGGGTTGATGAATCCGTTGCGGTGACTTGCGATATTTATTTAGAGTTACTGTCTCAGTTTCCTGTATCTGTCCAAAACTTTGCTAAACATCAATCTTTATTTTGGGATGAACGAATTTGTCCCCGTATGAGGAGACTTAGGAATCCTCGCTACTATTTTCTCAGCAAAAATCCTGGAGTAGTTTTAGTAGATTACAAAAGCAATCTGTGGCAATACCTTGCTGCCGAAACAGAAGAATGGTTGATATTGCTGCCTGAACACCCCCAAGAATATTTACATCCAGATTCTCCAAGATTAGAGTTATTGCACAATTTATCCTATGTGACTATTGAGACTTATTTACTAGCAGAACATAGTGATGGACGTAACACTACTCAGCTAATACATAATTTGCGCCCGCAACACGTGATTTTTGTTCATGGCTCATTAAACTATTTGCTAGAGCTAGCGAGCCTTGAAGAATTACGTAACCGCTATCAAATCCATTCTCCAGTCCAAGGAATACTAGTTGAGTTACCTATTGGCGATCGCTTTATGCAACCGAAAGCACCTCAGCCTGTATATTACGAAGGTGAACTCAATGAAGTTGGTTCAATGCTGGCAATCACTTTGCCAGATACTATTAGTAACGATTCTCGCTGGAAAAACATTGCTGATACTGGCATTGTTCAAGTTCGCTGGCAGGGAGAAGAATTGGTAGTTCGGGGATTATCTCAACGAGAACTGCTCAACTCTCATAGTCAAGCTCGTATATCATCAGATCTAGACTGTTGCAATCGTTGTCGCCATTACAGTAACCAACGTTGTTGGAATCGAGTTTCCCCTTTATACGGTTTTAAAGTAATTCCTGAAGGCTATTGCCCAGTTTTTGAAGCAATTCCAGAAACCAAATAA
- a CDS encoding glycosyltransferase family 39 protein yields the protein MPSHPTPTSRRLPDQLRQGEIWLEYFCIASLFFAALILFLVNLGNLPLLDPNEGIVAQVAQEIYQGMGTSLNSIFPTLWGRPYWEQPPLVHNLIAIAYKIAGVNEFATRLPGALLASISVILIYQIGREIFIARLPALFSALVYLTCLPIVRLGRLAMLDGPLLCFELLAVWGILRSRRDLRWSLVAGIGFGLMSLTKGIVSLQILVIVLVFLFWDTPRLLTSIYLWTGLALGVAPGVAWYVCQWFHYPELKTAIDFVNLIFGQISLTKSELKQLQPIGYYLIVGLQYVIPWLIVILAGLKSASRNLQWSWGKLLTVWTGVYLVLSFLLINQNYWSFIPLYPALALAAGKKLDLIRNLPSYIVYPRTWSYGFALMAVLAAFAGLHWGIRDYVDFYLPFICGSLAITFAATAIVLTQQEQQFIPLLFWGLFISILILVISPHWLWEQKITEPIKPIAEMLKKHTPPQTIVYTSMLEPRPSLNFYSDRQIIPQNPAQLKQYWQQNSTAYLLLKPDIIKRLNLPQEAVIKDDEFKSLTWKLVTKLP from the coding sequence ATGCCTTCTCATCCTACACCTACATCGAGACGCTTGCCTGATCAACTACGCCAAGGTGAAATTTGGTTAGAGTACTTTTGTATTGCTAGTTTGTTTTTCGCCGCTTTAATTTTATTTTTGGTTAACTTAGGCAATCTGCCTCTATTGGATCCAAATGAAGGAATCGTTGCTCAAGTTGCTCAAGAAATTTATCAGGGAATGGGGACATCGCTCAACTCTATATTTCCTACTTTGTGGGGAAGACCCTATTGGGAGCAACCCCCTTTAGTTCATAATCTAATTGCGATCGCCTATAAAATTGCCGGGGTTAATGAATTTGCCACTCGTTTACCCGGAGCTTTGCTGGCTTCTATTTCGGTAATCTTGATTTATCAAATCGGTCGCGAAATTTTTATCGCTCGCCTTCCTGCTTTATTTTCGGCTTTAGTTTATTTAACTTGCCTGCCAATTGTGCGCTTAGGACGCCTGGCAATGTTAGATGGTCCCTTACTATGCTTCGAACTCCTGGCGGTTTGGGGCATTTTACGCTCACGTCGAGACTTAAGATGGTCATTGGTGGCTGGCATTGGTTTTGGATTGATGAGCCTGACAAAAGGAATTGTTAGCTTACAAATACTGGTAATTGTTCTGGTATTTCTATTTTGGGATACCCCTCGTTTGCTGACTTCTATTTATTTGTGGACTGGGTTGGCACTAGGGGTTGCCCCTGGCGTTGCTTGGTATGTTTGTCAGTGGTTCCACTACCCAGAATTGAAAACCGCTATCGATTTTGTCAACTTGATCTTCGGTCAGATTTCTCTGACGAAATCCGAATTAAAGCAGCTGCAACCAATTGGCTATTATCTGATAGTTGGCTTGCAATACGTCATCCCCTGGTTGATAGTCATACTTGCTGGTCTAAAATCAGCTAGTAGAAATCTTCAATGGAGCTGGGGAAAGTTACTTACGGTTTGGACGGGAGTTTACCTGGTCCTCAGTTTTTTGCTAATTAATCAAAATTATTGGTCTTTTATACCTCTATATCCAGCATTGGCATTGGCAGCAGGTAAAAAGCTGGACTTGATTCGCAATTTACCCAGCTATATTGTTTATCCCCGTACTTGGAGTTATGGTTTCGCTTTGATGGCAGTATTAGCAGCTTTTGCCGGACTACATTGGGGTATACGAGACTATGTCGATTTTTACTTGCCGTTTATCTGTGGTTCATTAGCGATTACTTTTGCTGCCACGGCCATTGTACTCACTCAACAGGAACAACAGTTTATTCCTTTGCTTTTTTGGGGGCTTTTTATCTCAATTTTGATCTTAGTTATTTCTCCCCATTGGCTGTGGGAACAAAAAATAACTGAACCCATCAAGCCTATTGCCGAGATGCTTAAAAAGCATACTCCACCGCAGACTATAGTCTATACATCAATGCTAGAACCTAGACCTAGTCTGAATTTTTATAGCGATCGCCAAATTATTCCTCAGAACCCTGCTCAGCTCAAGCAGTATTGGCAACAGAATTCGACAGCTTACTTACTGTTGAAACCTGACATAATAAAGCGTTTAAATCTGCCTCAAGAGGCTGTAATCAAAGATGACGAGTTTAAATCTCTTACCTGGAAACTAGTCACCAAATTACCATAA
- a CDS encoding AbrB family transcriptional regulator has product MAKATQPQPLVGAILIDKVKELGNLPKEEKAKRCGYYTVTKNGVERVNMMKFLNALIDAEGIELDSTSNGQGRGGRSASYRISVQSNGNLLIGSAYTKKMGLKQGDEFEITLGRKHIHLRQIGADEEE; this is encoded by the coding sequence ATGGCAAAAGCAACCCAACCTCAACCTTTAGTAGGTGCAATATTAATCGATAAAGTAAAAGAGCTTGGTAATCTCCCTAAGGAGGAAAAAGCGAAAAGGTGTGGATATTATACAGTCACCAAAAATGGTGTAGAACGAGTCAATATGATGAAGTTCCTTAATGCCCTAATTGATGCTGAAGGAATTGAATTAGACAGCACTTCTAATGGTCAAGGTAGAGGAGGACGTTCTGCTAGTTATCGTATTAGCGTTCAATCTAATGGTAACTTGTTAATTGGCTCTGCTTACACCAAAAAAATGGGTCTAAAACAAGGAGATGAGTTTGAAATAACTTTGGGCAGGAAGCATATTCATTTACGACAAATTGGAGCGGATGAAGAAGAATAA
- a CDS encoding ribonuclease R family protein, producing MEFSIATLLAQFVDDKLVAGKNLEKKLGCEDEVSIQKLQITLNALEKIGVLVKERGKYRRVYEDDVVEAKLRCSSKGFCFAIQDEENADDIYVRESHLSNAWNGDRVFVKIIKEGSRRRSPEGEVKLILERSNPSLLATITTKEEKYRAIPLDDRLLFELDLQENGQDLEAALEHLVHVSVLRYPLGQHPPLGNVTKVLGSDAEEAADVDIISCKHDLPQDFPEKALAATAKLPNARIPAAEIKRRQDLRDKLTFSIEAESNLSNTHWVENAFTLEKTEDENWQLGIHITDVAHYIEQDGILDRIARKRGTAVNLRKQVLPLFPEKVSKLCSLIPGKNRLTISVTITIDPQGNIIEYTIAPTVITVDHQLTYQETQALISKDKKPSKKLAPLVAILKELFFTLSPVVKAQRLQRGGLEVSTPEINSLYKDEGRLGTILGVATLPVHSMLTELTILAGKVVAEHLQALELPGIYCTQAEPDVEDLEDLLKLGSNLGLELDLDIEGNVTSQDYQRLTEQFATSSAVMVLNYLLQSTFKPVKYLTEPGKHFGLAYEDGYTHYISPGQRYIDLIIQRILKAVFEHGRDRRHSRAKNGVDLTSSSCHGQINWKVLPPNLQEQLETDIQTELPFLNDREKQAEDAEKDLAGLKKAEQMKERTGKIFEGLITGVQSYGFFVEIEDLLVEGLVHVSSLKDDWYEYRSRNSCLVGRKNRTAYRLGDRVEVEVKSVDYYRQQIDLVTVGGGSEARNGDWEEE from the coding sequence ATGGAATTTTCAATCGCTACACTTTTAGCCCAGTTCGTCGATGATAAATTAGTCGCGGGCAAAAATCTGGAAAAAAAACTTGGTTGTGAAGACGAAGTTAGTATTCAAAAATTACAGATTACTTTGAATGCTCTGGAAAAAATTGGTGTTCTCGTTAAAGAACGAGGTAAATATCGCCGCGTTTACGAGGATGACGTAGTAGAAGCTAAGCTGCGTTGTTCCAGCAAAGGATTTTGTTTTGCCATCCAAGATGAAGAGAACGCTGATGATATCTATGTCAGAGAAAGTCATCTCAGTAATGCCTGGAACGGTGATCGCGTCTTTGTCAAAATCATTAAAGAGGGTAGTCGTCGTCGCTCTCCCGAAGGAGAGGTGAAGCTCATCTTAGAACGCTCTAATCCCTCATTATTAGCCACCATCACCACTAAGGAAGAAAAATATCGAGCCATACCCTTAGATGACCGCCTTTTATTTGAACTAGACCTCCAAGAAAATGGTCAAGATTTAGAAGCCGCATTAGAGCATCTAGTTCATGTATCGGTATTACGTTATCCCCTGGGGCAACATCCACCCCTTGGTAATGTGACCAAAGTTTTAGGCAGTGATGCTGAAGAAGCTGCCGATGTCGATATTATCAGTTGTAAACACGACCTACCCCAGGATTTTCCCGAAAAAGCACTCGCTGCTACCGCCAAATTGCCTAATGCGCGTATTCCCGCAGCAGAAATTAAACGTCGTCAAGATCTACGAGATAAGTTAACTTTTTCGATTGAAGCAGAATCTAATTTAAGCAATACTCATTGGGTAGAAAATGCTTTTACATTAGAAAAAACTGAGGACGAAAACTGGCAATTAGGTATTCATATTACAGATGTGGCTCACTATATAGAGCAAGATGGAATTCTGGATCGAATAGCCAGAAAGCGTGGCACTGCAGTCAATCTACGCAAACAAGTTTTACCATTATTTCCCGAAAAAGTAAGTAAGCTTTGTTCCTTAATACCCGGAAAGAACCGTTTAACCATTTCTGTTACTATCACCATTGACCCCCAGGGCAATATTATTGAATATACGATTGCACCAACTGTAATTACCGTCGATCATCAGCTCACCTATCAAGAAACTCAAGCACTAATTAGTAAAGATAAAAAACCAAGTAAAAAGCTAGCTCCCCTAGTTGCTATTCTCAAGGAACTATTTTTTACCCTTAGTCCTGTAGTTAAAGCTCAACGTTTACAGAGGGGTGGCTTAGAAGTGAGTACACCAGAAATTAATAGCCTCTATAAAGACGAAGGGCGTTTAGGAACAATCTTAGGGGTTGCTACTTTACCTGTACATTCAATGCTCACAGAATTAACCATACTGGCGGGGAAAGTAGTTGCTGAACATTTGCAGGCTTTAGAACTGCCTGGAATTTACTGTACTCAAGCAGAACCAGATGTTGAAGACTTAGAAGATTTGCTCAAGCTAGGCAGTAATTTAGGTCTAGAACTAGACCTTGATATTGAGGGCAACGTTACTTCTCAAGACTATCAACGGCTCACTGAACAGTTTGCTACCTCTTCTGCGGTAATGGTTTTAAACTACCTGCTGCAAAGCACTTTCAAACCAGTTAAGTATCTTACTGAACCAGGTAAGCATTTTGGTTTAGCTTACGAAGATGGTTATACTCACTACATTTCTCCCGGTCAAAGATACATTGATTTAATTATTCAGCGTATCCTCAAAGCCGTCTTTGAACATGGACGCGATCGCCGTCATAGCAGAGCTAAAAATGGTGTAGATCTTACAAGCAGTAGTTGTCATGGACAAATTAACTGGAAGGTACTTCCCCCTAATCTTCAAGAGCAGCTCGAAACTGATATTCAAACTGAATTGCCCTTTTTAAACGATCGGGAAAAGCAGGCAGAAGATGCCGAAAAAGACCTGGCAGGGTTAAAAAAAGCCGAACAAATGAAGGAACGTACCGGTAAAATCTTTGAAGGTCTGATCACGGGAGTACAGTCTTACGGTTTCTTTGTCGAAATTGAGGATTTACTGGTAGAAGGTTTAGTTCACGTTAGTTCACTTAAAGATGACTGGTATGAATATCGTTCCCGTAATAGCTGTCTAGTAGGAAGAAAAAATCGTACTGCTTACCGTTTAGGCGATCGCGTGGAGGTAGAAGTTAAAAGCGTTGACTATTATCGTCAACAGATTGACCTAGTTACCGTTGGCGGTGGCAGTGAAGCCCGCAATGGCGATTGGGAAGAGGAGTGA
- a CDS encoding RrF2 family transcriptional regulator — MKLTTRGHYSVKALLDLSLQPEYQPTSVKMIARRQDLPAPYLEKLLIEMRRAGIVKSIRGAKGGYQLANKPEQISLGTILEAVGETIEPLANYSPDNNLAEDWVTFSLWQRLHQKIKEALYTITLADLYYDARSWQAAQGEENNFVV, encoded by the coding sequence ATGAAATTAACTACTCGTGGTCATTATAGTGTAAAAGCATTATTAGACCTTAGTTTGCAGCCAGAATATCAACCAACATCAGTAAAAATGATCGCCCGAAGACAGGATTTACCTGCACCTTATTTGGAAAAATTATTGATTGAAATGCGTCGAGCAGGAATTGTGAAATCAATTAGAGGAGCAAAAGGAGGTTATCAATTAGCCAATAAACCAGAGCAGATTTCTTTAGGAACAATTTTAGAGGCTGTGGGAGAAACTATTGAACCTTTAGCTAATTACTCTCCTGATAATAATTTAGCTGAAGATTGGGTGACGTTTAGTTTGTGGCAAAGATTACATCAAAAAATAAAAGAAGCTCTTTATACTATCACATTAGCTGATTTATATTACGATGCTCGTAGCTGGCAAGCTGCACAAGGAGAAGAGAATAATTTTGTTGTTTAA
- a CDS encoding TldD/PmbA family protein — MKDRIVEQVIDRANKQGIEAEVYYVASQDTPIEFANNRLKSLETKASEGIALRVIADNKLGFASSTDLTRLEDLVDAAIATASIGDPVEFDFTQDVNSVEPNSEYQPPSTEKLVNVGEDLISKVHQYNSDILVDVSFHSRSSQVKLATTTNVYTEQNNQSLSAILSGNLVRGEDFLQAYTYEVTRDRQPDYEAILNKLIQKYQRAEGGATISSGTYPVLFTPSAVSSTMGRMFGTIFSGQSVVQKASPLTEKLGEKIFDPKITVFEDPSLGVSACQFDDEGVPTSKKNLIDQGVVKQFYWDRRWAARQGVQSSGNGFRGGISRPSPSLANVCITPGTTKVDDLIAGIEEGIIVDQVLGAGQSNILAGEFSVNVDLGYKVEQGKIVGRVKDTMVAGNIFEAFNNLVDLSDQPEWVGSSAYVPHILFAQLGVAARQ; from the coding sequence TTGAAAGACCGGATAGTCGAGCAGGTAATTGACCGGGCAAATAAACAGGGTATCGAAGCAGAAGTTTATTATGTTGCGAGTCAAGATACGCCCATTGAGTTTGCCAACAATCGTTTAAAATCTTTGGAAACTAAAGCCTCAGAAGGAATTGCTCTGAGGGTAATTGCTGATAATAAACTGGGATTTGCTAGCTCTACAGATTTAACTCGTCTAGAGGATTTAGTCGATGCGGCGATCGCTACTGCGTCAATTGGCGATCCAGTAGAGTTTGATTTTACTCAAGATGTCAATTCAGTTGAGCCAAACAGCGAATATCAACCTCCTAGTACTGAAAAATTAGTCAATGTAGGGGAAGATTTAATCAGCAAGGTTCATCAGTATAATTCCGACATTTTAGTTGATGTTAGCTTTCATAGTCGCTCTAGTCAGGTAAAGTTAGCCACAACGACGAATGTTTATACAGAGCAGAATAACCAAAGCTTGAGCGCGATCTTATCGGGAAATTTAGTAAGGGGAGAAGACTTTTTACAAGCTTATACCTATGAAGTAACCCGCGATCGCCAGCCTGATTATGAAGCAATCTTAAATAAACTAATTCAAAAATATCAGCGTGCCGAGGGAGGAGCAACTATCAGTAGTGGAACCTACCCCGTGTTGTTTACTCCCAGTGCTGTTAGCAGCACTATGGGGAGAATGTTTGGCACGATCTTTTCCGGTCAATCTGTGGTGCAAAAGGCATCTCCCCTAACGGAAAAATTAGGAGAAAAGATTTTTGATCCTAAAATTACTGTCTTTGAAGATCCTAGTTTAGGAGTTTCTGCTTGTCAGTTTGATGATGAAGGAGTACCTACTAGTAAGAAAAATTTAATTGACCAAGGAGTTGTTAAACAATTCTATTGGGATAGACGTTGGGCAGCACGTCAGGGAGTACAATCTAGCGGTAATGGTTTTCGAGGCGGTATATCTCGTCCTAGTCCTAGTTTAGCCAATGTTTGCATCACCCCTGGTACAACCAAAGTAGATGACTTAATTGCAGGAATAGAAGAAGGTATTATCGTCGATCAGGTTCTTGGTGCAGGACAATCTAATATACTGGCAGGAGAATTTTCGGTCAATGTAGATCTTGGTTATAAAGTTGAGCAAGGAAAAATTGTCGGCAGGGTCAAAGATACGATGGTGGCTGGAAATATTTTTGAAGCCTTTAATAATTTAGTTGATTTAAGCGATCAACCTGAATGGGTCGGAAGCAGTGCCTATGTTCCTCATATTCTTTTTGCTCAATTGGGAGTTGCCGCCCGACAGTAA
- a CDS encoding DUF3153 domain-containing protein, whose translation MKKSNVVRFLLPLVLCLTTLLTGCVDYDVGVNFATPYRGEITQHIKVNQQLTSLAPSDTKKWLNSLEARSRQLKGRVKKVSSQEFLLTIPFGNGAELAQKFNQLFQTSIVPNATIPKDKVDLIQLNSQVSLHQSNLIFVERNSLELLIDLRALGILTHQEKIVVDPDSLANLEFQLNTPWIAHSISEADNLKPIDSLNKKSLVWQLHPGEINHIKAVFWLPSPIGIGTGIIILLMICGFLLKYRRFPGIA comes from the coding sequence ATGAAAAAAAGCAATGTTGTGAGATTTTTGTTGCCCCTGGTTTTATGTTTGACAACTTTGTTGACTGGCTGTGTCGATTATGATGTGGGAGTTAATTTTGCGACTCCTTACAGAGGAGAAATTACTCAGCACATTAAAGTTAATCAACAACTTACCAGTCTTGCCCCATCAGATACCAAGAAGTGGTTGAATAGTTTAGAAGCGCGATCGCGACAGCTAAAAGGCAGGGTAAAAAAGGTTAGTTCTCAAGAATTTTTGCTGACAATTCCCTTTGGTAATGGCGCAGAATTAGCCCAAAAATTTAACCAGCTTTTTCAGACAAGTATCGTTCCTAATGCTACTATTCCCAAAGATAAAGTCGATTTAATTCAATTAAATTCTCAGGTATCTTTGCATCAAAGTAATTTGATCTTTGTCGAACGTAATAGTTTGGAGTTGCTGATCGACTTAAGAGCGTTAGGAATTTTAACCCATCAAGAAAAGATCGTTGTCGATCCTGATTCTTTGGCTAACTTAGAGTTTCAGTTAAATACTCCTTGGATTGCTCACAGCATCTCTGAAGCAGACAATCTCAAACCAATAGATAGTCTGAACAAAAAAAGTCTAGTGTGGCAACTTCATCCAGGAGAAATCAATCATATTAAAGCTGTTTTTTGGCTACCTAGCCCCATTGGTATTGGAACAGGAATTATTATCCTACTGATGATTTGTGGTTTCTTGTTGAAATATCGTCGTTTTCCTGGTATTGCCTAA
- a CDS encoding DUF6679 family protein, which produces MLHRKIYQLCQDGREVCIFLRDQQRWIEGGRIVDFEGDIVTIRYETEEDEEISSWEEMVRLESIGAVTQKLASVSKTSTEIAVSDDCPEAEQIHPQSPEPNQD; this is translated from the coding sequence ATGTTACACCGCAAGATTTATCAACTCTGTCAAGATGGTCGTGAAGTTTGTATTTTCTTGCGGGATCAACAACGCTGGATCGAAGGCGGTCGTATTGTTGATTTCGAGGGGGATATTGTGACAATTCGCTATGAAACAGAGGAAGATGAAGAAATTAGCTCTTGGGAAGAAATGGTACGTCTAGAGAGTATTGGTGCTGTCACTCAAAAACTTGCTTCAGTATCTAAAACCAGTACTGAAATTGCAGTTTCTGACGATTGTCCAGAAGCCGAACAAATTCATCCCCAATCTCCGGAACCTAACCAGGACTGA